A genomic region of Silurus meridionalis isolate SWU-2019-XX chromosome 7, ASM1480568v1, whole genome shotgun sequence contains the following coding sequences:
- the tbata gene encoding protein TBATA gives MSDSSLHNNAAEVLIAGVCRQHRGSDLYLTRSLENIICSFSSPHCYAHILVTSAMELSEERGREDQEVLKSKSPAPFMSNLQKESVRLNTSSSARFGTLSHHSFFSRHNPHPNRVKHISGLNGSPVCIVNDDWYSSTPLFPHPLIRVRFPPAPSTPPPAMELTAALASHPEPSLVLLQTQPHPNRVKHISGLNGSPVCIVNDDWYSSTPLFPHPLIRSQVSSSSIHTSTCLTPPLTYSRADGAQQGAALISEAWKEELKDLATKVSLSAAAPSKRVEHEMVREEEPVRRKTQYSSETGRIIPPTSWRTKRRDHLTPNTRPGTNRPQAQIYAGTMSLEGQELRVLELLCQILQTDSLSLVQQWLLLAGDREKELVLGMLQKAMGDSSALHQQSALPIRAQSEPPLQTRRKRRFRSVCSAGKMEKEEANKEKPERIGEAEVLQVCQDESENIEDSAS, from the exons ATGTCAGACTCCAGTCTCCATAACAATGCTGCTGAAGTTCTAATTGCAGGTGTGTGTCGTCAACACAGAGGGTCGGATTTATATTTAACCAGATCCTTGGAGAACATTATCTGCTCCTTTTCTTCACCCCACTGTTATGCCCACATCCTGGTAACTTCT GCCATGGAGTTGAGTGAGGAACGAGGGAGAGAGGACCAGGAAGTTCTGAAGAGTAAAAGTCCTGCACCCTTCATGTCCAATCTGCAGAAGGAGAGTGTGAGATTGAACACCAGCAGCAGCGCTCGCTTCGGCACCCTGAGCCATCACTCGTTCTTCTCCAGACACAACCCTCACCCTAACAGGGTCAAACACATATCAG gtttgaatggaagtcctgtgtgtatagtgaatgATGATTGGTACAGCAGCACTCCACTCTTCCCACATCCACTGATCAGAGTCAGGTTTCCTCCAGCTCCATCCACACCTCCACCT GCCATGGAGTTGA CAGCAGCGCTCGCTTCGCACCCTGAGCCATCACTCGTTCTTCTCCAGACACAACCTCACCCTAACAGGGTCAAACACATATCAG gtttgaatggaagtcctgtgtgtatagtgaatgATGATTGGTACAGCAGCACTCCACTCTTCCCACATCCACTGATCAGGAGTCAGGTTTCCTCCAGCTCCATCCACACCTCCACCTGTCTGACTCCGCCCCTTACCTACAGCCGAGCAGACGGAGCCCAGCAGGGTGCAg CTCTGATTTCTGAAGCATGGAAAGAGGAGCTGAAGGACCTGGCAACCAAAGTCAGTCTCTCAGCTGCAGCTCCAAGTAAAAGAGTTGAACATGAG ATGGTCCGAGAGGAGGAGCCTGTGCGCAGAAAAACCCAGTACTCATCTGAAACAGGTCGCATCATTCCTCCAACTTCCTGGAGAACAAAACGCCGTGACCACCTCACTCCAAACACACGTCCAGGAACTAACAGACCTCAGGCACAAATATATGCAGGAACCATGAGCCTGGAGGGGCAGGAACTCAGG GTATTAGAGTTGCTGTGCCAGATCCTGCAGACGGATTCTCTGTCTCTGGTACAGCAGTGGCTTCTTCTGGCTGGAGATCGAG aGAAAGAGCTGGTTCTCGGGATGCTTCAGAAGGCCATGGGTGATTCTTCAGCTCTCCATCAGCAGTCTGCGTTACCCATCAGGGCTCAGAGTGAACCTCCGCTACAGACACGCCGCAAACGGCGCTTCAGGAG TGTGTGTTCAGCTGGAAAGATGGAGAAAGAAGAAGCAAATAAAGAGAAACCAG agcgGATTGGAGAAGCTGAAGTCTTGCAAGTTTGCCAGGATGAGAGTGAAAACATTGAGGATTCTGCAAGTTAA